A stretch of Roseibium porphyridii DNA encodes these proteins:
- a CDS encoding methyl-accepting chemotaxis protein has product MLGFRGLNFGGSNEKSIFNLRIRGKLFTAFAGLVLLTATAIGIGLFSFQRVESGFAELSEQRLPSIENAAQLALTSTEVATAAAAVANSVTLQSQEVSFQALEKSVSVIEGIEAKFVKSDANRTIVDELFSQSQTFQQTLGVLDLATKEKIAARDAKDARMAALFKAYDGVHNAITPIVDDAYFTVVLGGEDAAEQSKSLVNSLANDEMGKLRLYLELRAEVNLLVGLAETVAFVDDKALMTVFEDKIIATKAKIDQYQSELSALDLSTGADDELDQLRTLAATTLEKRGSNSLSIGQQKATLNEAIGLQKAIDDALIMQIDDQLFTLTIDTETAVEENSAIISDLLNNQVGQLKSTLEAQAFANKFVATLVQGGLTDDPAMLVPIQEKVTADAKHMRDGFEGLNSEEIKAQLNELLAYGDPENGLLRDHLEELKSTAESNAQVNEMFYAVERIGRSVASLIEMEIAAVDVAATRINKLFENGSMALIAVGLASLVIAGAIGVFVVDRGMVRPLLGLVDATRALADGQLDVAVAGTARRDEIGDLAQAMEVFKENAVERNNLEAVARSEQDAQQDRQNTIEHLITDFRNEIEAVLSTVTGNMEQMQSTAQVLNQISTETTTQASEAESSSAAASENVGSVAAATEQLAGSIAEIGEQVARATEIVTGASASARTTTSKVSELAEAASRIGEVVTLIRAIAEQTNLLALNATIEAARAGESGKGFAVVAAEVKELATQTSNATEEIATQIEAIQSATTESVTAIQEIRDTMEQADETTSAIAAAVEEQDASTSMISQNVREAAEGTQGVADSISGVMNAVAEAAQSAGQVEAASNEVADHASRLKVVVDDFLARVAAA; this is encoded by the coding sequence ATGCTTGGGTTTCGGGGATTGAATTTTGGTGGGTCGAATGAAAAGTCGATCTTTAATTTGAGAATTCGCGGGAAGCTTTTTACCGCATTTGCCGGACTTGTTCTTTTGACGGCAACCGCAATCGGGATCGGTCTGTTCTCGTTTCAAAGGGTGGAGAGCGGCTTTGCTGAACTTTCCGAACAGCGCCTGCCTTCCATTGAAAATGCAGCTCAACTTGCACTGACAAGCACGGAAGTCGCCACCGCGGCGGCCGCCGTTGCCAACAGCGTCACGCTTCAGTCCCAGGAAGTTTCCTTTCAGGCACTCGAAAAGTCCGTATCGGTCATCGAAGGTATCGAGGCCAAGTTCGTAAAATCCGATGCCAACCGGACAATCGTCGACGAACTGTTTTCCCAAAGCCAGACCTTCCAGCAGACTTTGGGTGTTCTGGACCTTGCAACCAAGGAAAAGATCGCGGCAAGAGATGCAAAAGATGCGCGCATGGCGGCACTTTTCAAAGCCTATGACGGTGTCCACAATGCGATCACACCCATTGTGGACGATGCTTATTTCACCGTGGTTCTGGGCGGTGAAGATGCCGCAGAACAAAGCAAATCCCTGGTCAACAGCCTTGCCAATGACGAGATGGGTAAGCTGAGACTCTATTTGGAACTCCGTGCTGAAGTGAACCTGCTTGTCGGACTGGCTGAAACAGTTGCGTTTGTCGACGACAAGGCTCTTATGACGGTGTTTGAAGACAAGATCATCGCAACGAAGGCGAAGATCGATCAATATCAGAGTGAATTGAGCGCTTTGGATTTGAGCACCGGCGCTGACGACGAACTCGATCAGCTCCGGACACTGGCTGCAACCACGCTAGAGAAACGCGGCTCGAATTCCCTCAGCATTGGTCAGCAAAAGGCGACATTGAACGAAGCCATCGGACTGCAAAAAGCCATTGATGATGCGCTCATCATGCAGATTGACGATCAGCTCTTCACCCTGACCATCGACACCGAGACAGCGGTTGAGGAAAATTCGGCCATCATCTCCGATCTCCTGAACAATCAGGTCGGTCAGTTGAAAAGCACGCTGGAAGCGCAGGCTTTCGCCAACAAATTCGTCGCGACCCTGGTTCAAGGTGGCTTGACCGACGACCCGGCAATGCTGGTTCCCATTCAGGAAAAAGTGACCGCAGACGCCAAGCACATGCGCGACGGCTTTGAGGGCCTGAACTCCGAGGAAATCAAGGCCCAGCTGAATGAACTGCTCGCCTATGGTGATCCTGAGAACGGCCTCCTGAGAGATCACCTCGAAGAGCTGAAGAGCACAGCGGAATCGAATGCTCAGGTCAACGAGATGTTCTATGCGGTGGAGCGGATTGGACGTTCAGTTGCATCCCTCATCGAAATGGAAATTGCAGCAGTCGACGTTGCGGCCACGCGCATCAACAAGCTTTTTGAAAACGGCTCCATGGCTCTGATTGCCGTTGGTCTGGCAAGCCTGGTGATTGCCGGTGCCATCGGTGTCTTTGTTGTCGACCGAGGCATGGTTCGTCCGCTTCTGGGGCTCGTCGATGCCACGCGTGCACTCGCAGACGGTCAACTCGACGTCGCGGTTGCCGGAACGGCCCGCCGCGATGAAATCGGTGACTTGGCGCAGGCGATGGAAGTCTTCAAGGAGAATGCGGTCGAACGCAACAATCTTGAAGCCGTTGCAAGGTCCGAACAGGATGCGCAGCAGGACCGCCAGAATACCATCGAGCATCTGATTACGGATTTCCGCAATGAAATCGAAGCCGTGCTCAGCACTGTTACCGGCAATATGGAGCAGATGCAGTCGACTGCGCAGGTTCTGAACCAGATCTCAACTGAGACAACGACGCAGGCCTCCGAAGCGGAAAGCAGCTCTGCTGCAGCGTCTGAAAACGTCGGATCGGTTGCTGCTGCGACCGAGCAGCTTGCCGGTTCGATTGCGGAAATCGGCGAGCAGGTTGCCCGGGCAACCGAGATCGTTACAGGTGCATCGGCAAGTGCCCGGACAACGACCAGTAAGGTTTCTGAACTGGCAGAAGCTGCGAGCCGGATCGGCGAAGTCGTGACCCTGATCCGCGCGATCGCCGAACAAACCAACCTGCTGGCGCTCAATGCGACCATCGAGGCTGCAAGGGCCGGCGAGTCAGGCAAGGGCTTTGCGGTTGTTGCCGCAGAGGTCAAGGAACTCGCCACTCAGACGTCGAATGCTACGGAAGAGATTGCCACGCAGATCGAGGCAATCCAAAGTGCGACGACGGAGAGTGTGACAGCAATCCAGGAAATCCGGGATACGATGGAGCAGGCGGACGAGACAACTTCGGCCATTGCTGCAGCTGTTGAAGAACAGGATGCTTCGACGTCCATGATCTCACAGAATGTGCGCGAAGCGGCTGAGGGAACTCAGGGCGTTGCGGACAGTATCTCTGGTGTCATGAATGCCGTTGCTGAGGCAGCGCAGTCCGCAGGGCAGGTGGAGGCAGCCTCAAACGAGGTGGCTGATCATGCAAGCCGGCTGAAGGTCGTTGTCGACGACTTCCTTGCCAGAGTGGCTGCCGCCTGA
- a CDS encoding FadR/GntR family transcriptional regulator — protein sequence MNDLNSLFEPIAAESVVDLVANQIENLIVQGILPEGARLPSERELSEKFDVSRPKVRDALKRLEELGLLHVRHGEGTFVAQLSGQAMTPALIDLYARHGMAFYDYLEYRKEQEAFATRLAAERSTPSDKAAIAEIIEELKQAHEAGDLDTSEQADVRLHTAIVNASHNAMLIHMMRSIYDLTQRGVFYNRRYLRTVDGSGDSLLQQHIRIADAVMSGDPGEAEAAARDHLDFVEMSFRIGEERERREAFAKKRKLALETTAASPGQANGRPSK from the coding sequence ATGAATGATCTCAACAGTCTGTTCGAGCCGATAGCTGCAGAGTCAGTGGTCGACCTGGTTGCGAACCAGATTGAAAACCTGATCGTCCAGGGCATCCTTCCCGAAGGTGCGCGGCTGCCCTCGGAACGGGAATTGTCGGAAAAGTTCGATGTCTCACGCCCCAAGGTTCGCGATGCGCTTAAGCGGCTGGAGGAGCTGGGACTGCTTCATGTCCGCCATGGCGAGGGCACCTTCGTTGCCCAACTTTCCGGACAGGCCATGACACCCGCGCTCATTGACCTATATGCGCGACACGGCATGGCCTTTTATGACTATCTTGAATATCGCAAGGAACAGGAAGCCTTTGCCACACGCTTGGCGGCTGAGCGCAGCACGCCGTCTGACAAGGCAGCAATCGCCGAAATCATCGAAGAGTTGAAACAGGCGCACGAAGCCGGTGACCTGGACACTTCGGAGCAGGCGGATGTTCGCCTGCACACCGCAATCGTGAATGCCAGCCACAATGCCATGCTGATCCACATGATGCGGTCTATCTATGATCTCACGCAGCGCGGCGTCTTCTACAATCGCCGCTATTTGCGCACAGTCGATGGCTCTGGCGACTCGCTTCTGCAACAACATATTCGCATTGCCGATGCCGTGATGTCGGGAGACCCAGGTGAAGCCGAAGCTGCCGCCCGCGATCACCTCGATTTTGTCGAGATGTCCTTCCGCATCGGCGAGGAACGTGAGCGCCGCGAAGCCTTTGCCAAGAAGCGCAAACTGGCATTGGAAACCACTGCGGCATCACCCGGACAGGCAAACGGCAGACCATCCAAATAA
- a CDS encoding TRAP transporter substrate-binding protein, translated as MTKFLTGLVLAAGLAAQPAIAADKLLLKVPVAFSTELPSLGTPIPRVAEEVEIMSGGTLRMKVYEPGKLVPAFEILDAVSSGKINAGYTTAGYWAGKIPAAPLFSAIPFGPEAGEYMAWIYYGNGLDLYQRMYDEAGYNVKVLPCAVIAPETSGWFSKEINSAEDLKGLKMRFFGLGGKVMEKLGVATSLLPGGEIFPALEKGAIDATEFSMPAIDQRLGFHKVAKYNYFPGWHQQATVFELLINKDVWNEASEQHQHILAEACKASMADSFAEGEALQFDALKRNVEENGVEIRKWSPEMLQTFRDTWEEVAAEESANNEYFAEVYADLSQFRSNYDLWEKNAFLPRF; from the coding sequence ATGACCAAATTTTTGACCGGCCTTGTTCTGGCCGCCGGCCTTGCCGCCCAGCCCGCCATTGCCGCTGACAAGCTGCTTTTGAAAGTGCCGGTTGCGTTTTCGACCGAACTGCCGAGCCTCGGCACGCCGATCCCGCGAGTTGCCGAAGAAGTTGAGATCATGTCCGGTGGAACGCTGCGCATGAAAGTCTATGAGCCGGGCAAACTGGTGCCGGCCTTTGAAATCCTGGATGCGGTGTCCTCGGGCAAAATCAATGCGGGTTACACCACTGCGGGCTACTGGGCAGGGAAGATCCCTGCAGCACCGCTTTTCTCGGCAATTCCGTTTGGTCCTGAAGCGGGCGAATACATGGCCTGGATCTACTACGGCAATGGCCTGGATCTCTATCAGCGCATGTATGACGAGGCCGGTTACAACGTTAAAGTACTGCCGTGCGCCGTCATTGCTCCGGAAACATCCGGCTGGTTTTCAAAGGAAATCAATTCCGCAGAAGACCTCAAAGGCCTGAAAATGCGTTTCTTCGGCCTTGGTGGCAAAGTGATGGAGAAACTCGGCGTTGCGACCTCGCTTCTTCCCGGAGGTGAAATTTTCCCGGCACTTGAGAAAGGTGCAATCGATGCAACCGAGTTTTCCATGCCGGCCATCGACCAGCGCCTCGGCTTCCACAAAGTGGCCAAGTACAACTACTTCCCTGGCTGGCATCAGCAGGCCACTGTCTTTGAACTTCTGATCAACAAAGACGTCTGGAACGAGGCTTCCGAACAGCACCAGCACATTCTGGCAGAGGCCTGCAAGGCGTCCATGGCCGACAGCTTTGCAGAAGGTGAAGCCCTGCAGTTCGATGCTCTGAAGCGCAACGTGGAAGAGAACGGCGTTGAAATCCGCAAGTGGAGCCCAGAAATGCTGCAGACTTTCCGGGATACCTGGGAAGAGGTCGCGGCTGAAGAAAGTGCCAACAACGAGTACTTCGCTGAAGTTTATGCGGACCTTAGCCAGTTCCGTTCGAACTACGACCTTTGGGAAAAGAACGCGTTCTTGCCGCGCTTCTGA
- a CDS encoding TRAP transporter large permease subunit translates to MSTNVNYQGDLAETYEAVTEHEDQDRFGLAVAIDNLVKVTGHVVMLANLALIAAIVAQVVLRYAFNLNFPKLDELQWHFYGLVTMIGVSYALTTDSHVRVDLLHMQLSRRAQRIVEILGILFLLAPFIWLMVDQGFDYFVESYRVNERSSSATGLAYRWAFKAIIPISFVLLGIAALARLLHDVHAIFVADASERQGGGFTRLLVLIGIFALITAGLSTLVETTEEMLVIAMFMSFVGLLFTGFPVAWTLAGTGMIFCGLAYQFDMGNMAWTGLEDTFTGLDYLTLGAVVNRVYAVMSNAVLVALPMFIFMGLMLDESGVAERLMTSMTRLFGTVRGGLAITVTLIGIILAASTGIVGASVVLLGVLSLPAMMQHRYSKTLSTGVVAASGTLGILIPPSIMLVIMADQMALSVGDLFMAAAIPGMLLGAIYLLYIFGLALLNPKAAPAPDDARSPDWAAIKDIFVALIPPLALIFAVLGSIFAGICTPTEASGIGAIGATLLALAYRKLTFTKTWNVLKATFNTTAYIFAIFLGATVFSFVLRELGGDELIESMVSSTGLGPSGTVIFILCIVFLLGFVLDWIEITLIVLPLMRPIVNGLGLDIPGFGAMDEPALVWFVILVAVTLQTSFLTPPVGFSLFYLKGVCPEGIKLTDIYKGIIPFVLLQLFGLALVFIWPALATWLPSVAY, encoded by the coding sequence ATGAGCACGAATGTCAATTACCAGGGCGATCTCGCCGAGACCTATGAGGCGGTAACCGAACACGAGGATCAGGATCGTTTTGGTCTTGCCGTGGCGATCGACAACCTTGTGAAAGTCACCGGCCACGTCGTCATGTTGGCGAACCTCGCCTTGATTGCAGCCATTGTCGCCCAGGTTGTCCTGCGCTACGCCTTCAATCTGAATTTTCCCAAACTCGACGAATTGCAATGGCACTTCTATGGCCTTGTGACCATGATCGGTGTCTCATATGCTTTGACGACCGATAGTCATGTTCGGGTTGACCTTCTGCATATGCAGTTGTCACGCCGCGCGCAACGCATCGTTGAAATTCTGGGAATTCTGTTTCTGCTCGCGCCCTTTATCTGGCTGATGGTCGACCAGGGGTTCGACTACTTCGTTGAAAGCTACCGCGTCAACGAACGGTCGTCCTCCGCCACCGGTCTCGCCTATCGCTGGGCGTTCAAAGCCATTATTCCCATCAGTTTCGTACTTTTGGGTATCGCTGCGCTTGCGCGCCTTCTGCACGACGTTCACGCGATTTTCGTTGCCGATGCAAGCGAACGGCAAGGCGGCGGCTTCACGCGCCTTTTGGTGTTGATCGGAATTTTTGCCCTCATCACGGCCGGTTTGTCGACGCTGGTTGAGACGACTGAAGAAATGCTCGTCATTGCCATGTTCATGAGCTTTGTCGGGTTGTTGTTCACCGGATTTCCGGTTGCCTGGACCCTGGCGGGAACCGGCATGATTTTCTGCGGCCTCGCCTATCAGTTCGACATGGGCAACATGGCCTGGACCGGACTTGAGGACACCTTCACCGGTCTTGATTACCTGACCCTCGGCGCTGTCGTGAACCGTGTTTACGCTGTCATGTCGAATGCGGTGCTGGTGGCACTGCCGATGTTTATCTTCATGGGCCTGATGCTCGATGAAAGCGGTGTTGCCGAGCGTTTGATGACTTCGATGACCCGTCTCTTTGGAACCGTGCGCGGAGGACTTGCCATCACCGTGACGCTGATCGGCATTATTCTGGCCGCATCAACCGGTATCGTAGGCGCTTCAGTGGTCCTCCTCGGTGTCCTGTCCCTTCCGGCCATGATGCAACATCGGTATTCAAAAACCCTTTCAACCGGCGTTGTTGCTGCATCCGGCACGCTGGGTATTCTGATCCCGCCCTCAATCATGCTTGTCATCATGGCGGACCAGATGGCGCTTTCGGTTGGCGACCTCTTCATGGCGGCAGCAATTCCCGGAATGCTGCTCGGCGCGATCTACCTGCTCTATATTTTCGGTCTTGCTCTGCTCAATCCGAAAGCTGCCCCGGCTCCCGACGATGCGCGCTCACCCGACTGGGCGGCGATCAAGGATATCTTTGTCGCACTTATCCCGCCGCTGGCATTGATCTTTGCCGTGCTCGGTTCAATATTCGCAGGTATCTGCACACCTACCGAAGCGTCCGGTATCGGGGCCATCGGAGCGACGCTCCTTGCGCTTGCCTACCGCAAGCTAACCTTTACCAAAACCTGGAACGTGCTCAAGGCAACGTTCAACACCACCGCCTACATTTTTGCGATCTTCCTCGGTGCGACTGTGTTTTCCTTTGTGCTGCGGGAACTTGGCGGTGATGAGCTAATTGAAAGCATGGTTTCTTCAACGGGTCTCGGCCCGAGCGGCACCGTGATCTTCATTCTCTGCATCGTGTTCCTGCTGGGCTTTGTACTCGACTGGATCGAAATCACGCTGATCGTGCTGCCGCTCATGCGTCCGATCGTCAATGGATTGGGCCTGGACATTCCAGGGTTCGGCGCGATGGATGAGCCTGCTCTCGTTTGGTTCGTGATCCTGGTCGCTGTAACGCTGCAAACCTCGTTCCTGACGCCACCGGTCGGATTCTCACTCTTCTACCTGAAGGGAGTTTGCCCGGAGGGGATCAAGCTGACCGATATCTATAAAGGGATCATACCTTTCGTTCTGTTGCAGCTCTTCGGCCTGGCTTTGGTCTTCATTTGGCCCGCGCTCGCGACGTGGTTGCCGTCGGTCGCATACTGA
- the dld gene encoding D-lactate dehydrogenase, producing the protein MAALNQALYSTNGLNSGNGKMPRDENHGHQPFGAQQATDASFADALIEIVGAQFVRTGPIDTKRFRKGFRSGQGEAEIVVIPGTLLEMWRVLQVCVAADRIVIMQAANTGLTEGSTPKGAYDRNVVIMNTLRLDKIHVLKDGHQIVSHPGGTLYKLEKLLKPFGREPHSTIGSSNIGASIVGGVCNNSGGALTQRGPAYTELALYAQVDGNGVLRLVNHLGMELGDTPEEILDRLEKGLFTEADVKDGVGRASDEDYIAKVRDVTASTPSRYNADPDRLFEVSGSAGKLAVFAVRLDSYPAIEEERVYYIGTNSPADLEVLRRRILTDCDELPICGEYMHRTLFDVARRYGKDTLMMIHWFGTDRLPMFFSIKGALDARLNKVPFLPRNLVDRTMQLLSHLIPEPLPKRLLTWRERYEHHLILKVGTQMAEAIEAILTETLGKDAWFACTEAEAKKAMLHRFAAAGAGVRYHAVHAAEVEDVIALDIALARNDEDWFEALPEEIEKDLVSKLYYGHFFCHVFHQDYVVRKGADPKRVKQKMLSLLDRRGAEYPAEHNVGHLYMAKPALAAHYQTLDPTNSFNPGIGKTSREKNYGSGGQTCGAAAE; encoded by the coding sequence ATGGCCGCACTTAATCAAGCGCTTTATTCGACCAATGGTCTTAATTCGGGAAACGGGAAGATGCCAAGAGACGAGAACCACGGCCACCAACCCTTCGGTGCCCAGCAGGCCACCGATGCCTCGTTCGCTGACGCGCTGATTGAGATCGTGGGTGCGCAATTCGTGCGGACCGGCCCCATCGACACAAAGCGATTTCGAAAGGGATTTCGTTCAGGGCAGGGCGAAGCCGAAATTGTTGTTATCCCAGGCACACTTCTTGAAATGTGGCGTGTGTTGCAGGTCTGCGTGGCGGCTGACCGGATTGTCATCATGCAAGCAGCCAATACAGGTTTGACCGAGGGTTCAACACCGAAGGGTGCCTATGACCGCAATGTCGTGATCATGAATACGTTGCGCCTCGACAAGATCCATGTGCTTAAGGACGGGCACCAGATCGTCAGTCATCCAGGTGGCACACTCTACAAATTGGAAAAGCTGCTCAAGCCGTTTGGCAGAGAGCCTCATTCGACCATCGGTTCATCCAATATCGGCGCATCGATCGTCGGGGGCGTTTGCAACAATTCCGGCGGCGCTCTGACACAGCGCGGCCCGGCTTACACGGAGCTTGCTCTTTACGCACAAGTGGACGGCAATGGAGTGTTGCGCCTTGTAAACCACCTGGGAATGGAGCTGGGCGATACACCGGAAGAGATCCTGGACCGGCTTGAGAAGGGCCTGTTCACCGAAGCGGACGTGAAGGATGGAGTGGGTCGCGCGTCGGATGAGGATTACATCGCCAAAGTCCGTGATGTCACAGCCTCAACGCCTTCACGTTACAACGCAGATCCGGACAGGTTGTTCGAGGTCTCGGGTTCGGCCGGAAAGCTGGCGGTTTTTGCAGTAAGACTCGATTCCTATCCGGCCATTGAGGAGGAACGCGTCTACTACATCGGTACAAACAGCCCGGCGGACCTGGAGGTCTTGCGTCGACGCATCTTGACCGATTGCGATGAGTTGCCGATCTGCGGCGAATACATGCACCGAACGCTTTTTGACGTTGCACGCCGATACGGCAAAGACACGCTGATGATGATCCACTGGTTCGGTACGGATCGGCTGCCAATGTTCTTCTCGATCAAGGGTGCTCTGGACGCACGGTTGAACAAAGTGCCGTTCTTGCCGCGCAATCTGGTTGATCGCACGATGCAACTGTTGAGCCACCTGATCCCCGAACCACTTCCGAAACGGCTGCTGACATGGCGCGAGCGTTACGAACATCATCTTATTTTGAAAGTTGGGACGCAAATGGCTGAAGCCATCGAAGCGATCCTGACAGAAACACTGGGCAAGGATGCCTGGTTTGCCTGCACCGAAGCCGAAGCCAAAAAAGCGATGCTGCATCGCTTCGCGGCAGCAGGTGCCGGCGTAAGGTACCATGCTGTGCACGCAGCCGAGGTCGAAGATGTCATAGCTCTCGACATCGCTTTGGCACGAAACGATGAAGACTGGTTCGAAGCGCTTCCGGAAGAAATCGAAAAAGACCTTGTCTCAAAGCTCTATTATGGCCACTTCTTTTGCCATGTTTTTCATCAGGACTACGTGGTGCGCAAAGGTGCTGATCCAAAACGGGTCAAGCAGAAAATGTTGTCGCTTTTAGACCGGCGGGGTGCTGAATATCCTGCAGAACACAACGTTGGCCACCTTTACATGGCAAAGCCTGCCTTGGCCGCCCACTATCAGACGCTTGATCCGACAAACAGTTTCAATCCCGGGATCGGGAAAACGTCTCGCGAAAAGAACTATGGATCCGGCGGACAAACCTGCGGTGCCGCTGCAGAGTAG
- a CDS encoding ATP-dependent carboxylate-amine ligase — protein MDDKPATSAGSSGQAIVFQLLEAYCAEKGLRLTAGDPYGHAGLVEGPSGEKRFFKGCRFDLNGYGAAEIAKDKAYTNRFLELAGLATPASHFVPSDGIGTVAELSADVHQFTDKTGYPVFVKPNEGQEGRDVLKAVTSKDLLTALQALSTRHAALLVQEAVPGTDLRIVVLDGEVLLAFERLKPIVTGDGTRNVSDLINDQTKLDRTDQRIAIELAQQGLRLDNVPETGQTISLLPVCNLSSGGTARLVTKGLAPELVSIALRAAKALDLRFAGVDLIVSNEHSRDSAAIVLEVNAAPGLNNLYRQGRVEAEAATSTYRKVFEAMLRF, from the coding sequence TTGGACGACAAACCGGCAACATCCGCCGGCTCCTCAGGTCAGGCAATTGTCTTTCAGTTGCTGGAAGCGTATTGCGCTGAAAAAGGACTTCGACTGACAGCCGGAGATCCTTATGGACATGCCGGATTGGTCGAAGGTCCGTCGGGAGAGAAACGGTTCTTCAAAGGTTGTCGCTTCGACCTCAACGGCTATGGCGCAGCCGAAATTGCAAAAGACAAGGCCTATACAAACCGGTTCCTGGAACTTGCAGGGCTTGCCACACCGGCAAGTCACTTTGTTCCCTCTGACGGCATTGGCACTGTCGCGGAATTGTCAGCGGATGTTCACCAGTTCACGGACAAGACCGGCTATCCGGTGTTCGTCAAACCAAACGAAGGTCAGGAAGGTCGAGACGTCCTAAAAGCAGTGACAAGCAAGGACCTGTTGACCGCCCTGCAAGCACTTTCGACAAGACACGCGGCATTGCTGGTGCAAGAGGCCGTGCCGGGAACCGACCTGCGGATAGTCGTTCTTGATGGCGAGGTCCTGCTTGCGTTCGAACGCCTCAAACCGATCGTGACCGGTGATGGGACCAGGAACGTGTCGGACCTGATCAACGATCAAACGAAGCTCGACAGAACCGATCAGCGTATCGCAATCGAACTGGCACAGCAGGGTTTGAGATTGGACAACGTTCCGGAAACAGGACAAACCATCAGTCTTCTACCTGTGTGCAATCTGTCTTCCGGCGGGACTGCGCGTCTGGTCACCAAGGGCCTGGCGCCTGAGCTTGTTTCCATTGCCTTGCGCGCTGCCAAAGCCCTTGACCTTCGCTTTGCCGGCGTCGACCTCATTGTTTCCAACGAACACAGCCGCGATTCTGCCGCCATTGTTCTTGAAGTCAATGCAGCACCCGGTCTCAACAATCTCTATCGGCAGGGCCGTGTGGAAGCCGAAGCGGCAACCTCAACCTATCGAAAGGTTTTTGAGGCAATGCTTAGGTTCTAA
- a CDS encoding outer-membrane lipoprotein carrier protein LolA: MLTRFAHRFVKPLVRVALAGALTVTALLPAQALSEKEKTTLQELNTYFNAVKTMHGDFIQFGPDGSQSDGKFYMARPGKVRFYYNKPSVLDIVADGKSVSVRDRKLNTQDIWPLGQTPLRFLLSDSIDLQRDTNVTNVLVEEDLVTVTIFDKTKFNSGTLTLIFDAEDFALKQWTVTDQQGYDTSVAVYNVVSNGPTNPDLFKIDYLANARQDKN; encoded by the coding sequence ATGCTGACCCGTTTCGCCCATCGCTTTGTCAAACCGCTGGTACGCGTGGCTCTGGCAGGCGCTCTCACGGTGACGGCCCTTTTGCCCGCTCAAGCCCTGAGCGAGAAGGAAAAAACGACCCTTCAGGAACTGAACACCTACTTCAATGCCGTGAAGACGATGCATGGAGACTTTATCCAGTTCGGCCCCGATGGCAGCCAATCCGACGGCAAGTTCTACATGGCGCGACCCGGCAAGGTACGGTTTTATTACAACAAACCTTCCGTTCTGGACATTGTTGCGGACGGCAAATCTGTCTCTGTGCGTGACCGCAAATTGAACACCCAGGACATCTGGCCACTTGGCCAAACGCCGCTGCGGTTCCTGTTGTCAGACAGCATCGATCTGCAGCGTGACACCAATGTCACCAATGTTCTGGTGGAAGAAGACCTTGTTACCGTGACCATCTTCGACAAGACCAAGTTCAACTCGGGCACATTGACGCTGATTTTCGACGCGGAAGATTTTGCACTGAAGCAATGGACGGTTACCGACCAACAGGGCTACGACACGTCGGTCGCGGTTTACAATGTTGTTTCCAACGGACCGACCAACCCCGACCTCTTCAAGATCGACTATCTGGCCAACGCCCGCCAGGACAAAAACTGA